The following coding sequences are from one Desulfosoma caldarium window:
- a CDS encoding flavodoxin family protein, whose product MKTLLGLVASPRKFGNSEIFIKEIHRCLKGSWNLRLIRLPELDIRPCLACYQCLFGPMRCVQRDNLPLVLEEMVKADALVVAAPTYFLGANASLKRLLDRGLSFYAHIDALWGKPAVGVAIAGVTGLEGYTKLVVDSFLKLILADHRGCEVVYGALPGEVLLGHEGPAAARKLARALEEGAETPDSKTPRCPLCGGDTFRFLPSADPAGSGVQKIRCMTCSSEGTLRWDGASFAVETIRGEHPLFLTREDTVAHLKWLQSMKDLFMKRRDELKAVTRAYKDTGTWVRPENT is encoded by the coding sequence ATGAAAACGCTGTTGGGACTTGTGGCATCCCCCAGAAAGTTTGGCAACAGTGAGATCTTCATCAAGGAAATCCATCGGTGTCTGAAAGGATCCTGGAACCTTCGGCTCATCAGGCTTCCCGAACTGGACATTCGCCCATGCCTGGCCTGCTACCAATGCCTTTTCGGGCCCATGCGCTGCGTCCAAAGGGACAACTTGCCCTTGGTTTTGGAGGAAATGGTTAAAGCCGACGCCTTGGTTGTCGCCGCCCCCACGTATTTTCTTGGGGCCAACGCAAGCCTCAAGCGCTTGTTGGATCGCGGTTTGAGCTTTTACGCGCACATCGATGCGCTCTGGGGAAAACCCGCCGTAGGGGTGGCCATTGCCGGTGTGACGGGACTCGAAGGTTACACCAAACTTGTGGTGGACAGCTTTCTCAAACTCATTCTGGCCGATCACCGTGGGTGCGAAGTCGTGTACGGGGCGCTTCCCGGGGAAGTCCTGCTGGGCCATGAGGGCCCTGCTGCCGCACGCAAATTGGCCCGGGCTTTGGAAGAGGGAGCCGAAACGCCCGATTCCAAAACGCCGCGATGTCCGTTGTGCGGCGGGGATACTTTCCGGTTCCTTCCCTCGGCGGACCCTGCAGGTTCCGGCGTCCAAAAGATTCGGTGCATGACCTGCAGCAGCGAAGGCACGCTCCGCTGGGACGGCGCCTCTTTTGCCGTGGAAACCATTCGGGGAGAACACCCGCTTTTCCTCACTCGGGAAGACACCGTGGCGCACCTCAAATGGCTTCAGAGCATGAAAGACCTCTTCATGAAACGCCGCGATGAGCTCAAGGCCGTGACCCGAGCCTACAAAGACACGGGCACGTGGGTTCGGCCGGAGAACACATAA